The following coding sequences lie in one Aspergillus puulaauensis MK2 DNA, chromosome 3, nearly complete sequence genomic window:
- a CDS encoding uncharacterized protein (COG:S;~EggNog:ENOG410PXC4;~InterPro:IPR011009) yields the protein MLHRRPYLHGILSTEGSDPKLSGPFANQKEMNLAILEKLGESESEAFMNLLRSVVNKTLKRHRTVFAHGDLQPRNIMVERLGTRNGKPNFKITLVDWETSGWYPEFWDFCNAAIACQFKPDWLELTLDILDQYPVEFMMMQVVYSSIFAHLCQSN from the coding sequence ATGCTGCATCGGCGGCCATATCTCCATGGGATATTGTCGACTGAAGGTTCAGACCCCAAGCTCTCGGGACCCTTTGCAAACCAGAAGGAAATGAATCTTGCAATTCTCGAGAAACTTGGCGAATCGGAATCAGAGGCATTTATGAACCTATTACGAAGCGTCGTTAATAAGACCCTGAAAAGACATCGCACGGTCTTCGCCCATGGAGACCTGCAGCCGAGGAATATCATGGTTGAGAGACTTGGAACGCGCAACGGAAAGCCGAATTTCAAGATTACCCTGGTAGACTGGGAGACGTCTGGCTGGTACCCTGAGTTCTGGGATTTCTGCAATGCTGCAATAGCGTGTCAGTTCAAGCCCGACTGGTTGGAACTTACGcttgatatccttgatcAGTATCCAGTGGAGTTTATGATGATGCAGGTGGTCTACTCATCCATTTTCGCCCATTTATGCCAGTCAAATTGA
- a CDS encoding lanthionine synthetase C family protein (COG:V;~EggNog:ENOG410PVIH;~InterPro:IPR020464,IPR007822,IPR012341;~PFAM:PF05147;~TransMembrane:1 (o457-477i);~go_process: GO:0005975 - carbohydrate metabolic process [Evidence IEA]) codes for MSDRPQFYPNTLELPQINQPTLHQALTDLSTAVHNGVKIIETGDPARGQYDGRGIFSGDLGIALTYLRLAHQAPSLGERGESIPNFYALSVARIPEHGPDLPLQVGGLSPLPSKSPIAAVAVRILHKSATDIAGTISDADIACLGDAVKLALSHGATSFYHGHDLGADEVLFGRTGLLWVLLNIRAKADTFPSAQRELLRPVLDDNIPDLLRRIVDSGREGSAHYVKKHGEKDPLPLMWPWMPGHYGIGWAHGLTGIIPVLLASHPEEVKPYLSEIGRTITALCNICIENDGHLPTTIPPRHSNSCRDAPLVQICHGAPAILGLLGSSMKNTDLLLNHWTPAWETAARLATERVWDEGLLSKGGSLCHGITGNAWPLLMLHDVFEYSRDTLSRARENYHSRQEQGQGAKEIPEILSGDFFLARALAMILHARETQPYNHAKSPKTASNDYRMPDHPYSLFEGLAGMLCAWAETVAVLRARLRKMELSETEGEGGLAQDEAFEKCTEQQLGFPCLGGNGAVGVL; via the exons ATGTCGGACCGTCCGCAGTTCTACCCCAACACGCTTGAACTGCcccaaatcaatcaaccaacGCTCCACCAAGCGCTCACTGACCTTAGTACTGCGGTCCACAATGGCGTCAAAATCATCGAAACGGGAGATCCTGCTCGTGGGCAGTACGACGGGAGAGGTATATTCTCGGGGGACCTAG GCATCGCCCTGACATATCTCCGTCTAGCCCACCAAGCGCCATCGCTAGGAGAACGTGGAGAGTCCATCCCGAATTTCTACGCTCTATCCGTAGCCCGGATCCCAGAGCACGGTCCAGATCTCCCGCTCCAGGTAGGTGGGCTCTCGCCTCTACCTTCGAAATCGCCAATTGCCGCAGTTGCAGTGAGGATCCTGCATAAGTCTGCCACGGATATCGCGGGGACTATTTCCGACGCTGATATCGCGTGTCTCGGAGACGCTGTTAAACTGGCCCTCAGCCATGGTGCTACCAGCTTCTATCACGGACATGACCTCGGTGCCGACGAAGTGCTGTTTGGTCGGACTGGGCTGCTTTGGGTGCTCTTGAATATTAGAGCCAAGGCCGACACTTTTCCGTCTGCGCAGCGAGAACTGTTACGTCCGGTATTGGACGACAACATCCCTGACCTCCTGCGTCGCATCGTTGATTCTGGCCGAGAGGGATCGGCTCATTATGTTAAGAAGCATGGAGAAAAGGATCCCCTTCCATTGATGTGGCCGTGGATGCCGGGGCATTATGGGATCGGATG GGCGCACGGATTGA CCGGGATCATccccgtcctcctcgccagccaCCCAGAGGAGGTAAAGCCGTACCTCAGCGAAATAGGACGCACAATCACAGCCCTCTGTAACATCTGCATCGAGAACGACGGACAcctcccaacaacaatccCCCCGCGCCACTCAAACTCCTGCCGCGACGCCCCCCTCGTTCAGATCTGCCACGGCGCACCCGCAATCCTCGGCCTGCTCGGCTCGTCTATGAAGAACACcgatctcctcctcaaccactGGACACCGGCGTGGGAAACCGCCGCGCGCCTCGCGACCGAGCGCGTCTGGGACGAGGGTCTCCTCTCCAAGGGCGGGAGTCTATGTCACGGTATCACAGGAAATGCATGGCCATTGCTGATGCTGCATGATGTGTTCGAGTATAGCCGTGACACACTGAGCAGGGCGCGTGAGAATTACCACTCCCGACAAGAACAGGGACAGGGAGCAAAAGAGATCCCGGAGATATTAAGTGgtgacttcttcctcgcaaGAGCGCTCGCAATGATCCTGCACGCGCGCGAAACACAGCCCTACAACCATGCCAAGTCGCCAAAGACCGCATCGAACGACTACCGCATGCCGGACCACCCGTACTCGCTCTTCGAGGGATTAGCAGGGATGCTATGCGCGTGGGCCGAAACAGTTGCTGTGCTTCGGGCGCGGCTGCGCAAGATGGAACTTAGCGAAactgagggggaggggggtcTTGCCCAGGATGAGGCTTTTGAGAAATGCACCGAGCAGCAACTAGGCTTCCCGTGTCTTGGTGGGAATGGGGCTGTTGGGGTGCTTTAA
- a CDS encoding uncharacterized protein (COG:E;~EggNog:ENOG410PF8K;~InterPro:IPR005322;~MEROPS:MER0016508;~PFAM:PF03577;~SECRETED:SignalP(1-24);~go_function: GO:0016805 - dipeptidase activity [Evidence IEA];~go_function: GO:0070004 - cysteine-type exopeptidase activity [Evidence IEA];~go_process: GO:0006508 - proteolysis [Evidence IEA]) gives MRRPTPALAALILALAQATTASYAFYVGKNLTASGGTMIGGTGEEVSSHWLQLFPARSHPPNTTITVGVTQDAIYPGQLIQIPQVNHTYRYLSMEYTDFEGLPPPLTNGGVNEYGVGVRDVWADNRDELLEMTPDPQRGLQYSDLARVVMERARTAKEGVRIIGDMIKKYGEATYGGNSHLIADYEEGWIVWEMAGGKGLWAAQRLGPDEVKVLYPGYIEDFPVYFQDSPDYMGSDNIVSFAVEQGWWNKASGKPFNIFDVYGPQDPRYKARDGGYKYMSQAALENATLAMAPVTEEDLMARVRDHRIADDESGYGQVLTLRPGVDADMLRIWIAPTGSVSAPFVPWWLGVQSIPPEFGEHRYLTTGASSSFLNPDYQLQEASEFAGRVFKRVLYYMCSAPNQYLPLVTEVLNGFESESRDQVYGWVEKAAQGLIDGEQREEAQSLLTYYSHSRAAKALEIGHRLNGALDGYIKLTGRWRSPVGSEVNDSGEGNETVNCLVGYDPDQPAYLQHQGV, from the coding sequence ATGCGCCGCCCTACACCGGCCCTCGCGGCCCTAATCCTGGCCCTTGCccaagcaacaacagcaagctACGCCTTCTACGTCGGCAAAAACCTCACAGCCAGCGGGGGCACCATGATCGGAGGCACAGGCGAAGAAGTCTCCAGCCACTGGCTGCAGCTCTTCCCCGCGCGCTCTCACCCCCCAAACACCACAATCACCGTCGGGGTAACCCAAGACGCGATCTACCCGGGGCAACTGATCCAGATCCCGCAGGTCAACCATACATATCGGTATCTGAGCATGGAATATACGGATTTCGAGGGgttgccgccgccgctgacgAATGGGGGGGTTAATGAGTATGGAGTTGGGGTTAGGGATGTTTGGGCAGATAACAGGGATGagttgctggagatgacgCCGGATCCGCAGCGCGGGTTGCAGTATAGTGACCTTGCGAGGGTGGTCATGGAACGGGCGAGGACGGCGAAAGAAGGTGTGCGGATTATTGGGGATATGATCAAGAAGTATGGAGAGGCGACGTATGGTGGGAACTCGCATCTTATTGCTGATTATGAAGAGGGGTGGATTGTTTGGGAGATGGCCGGTGGGAAGGGGCTATGGGCTGCGCAGCGTCTGGGCCCTGATGAGGTTAAAGTGCTGTATCCGGGGTATATCGAGGATTTCCCGGTCTACTTCCAGGACAGCCCCGACTACATGGGCTCAGACAACATCGTCTCCTTTGCCGTTGAGCAGGGCTGGTGGAACAAGGCTTCCGGCAAGCCATTCAACATCTTCGACGTCTACGGTCCGCAGGATCCCCGGTATAAAGCCCGCGACGGCGGATACAAGTACATGTCCCAGGCCGCTTTGGAAAACGCTACATTGGCGATGGCCCCAGTCACAGAAGAGGACCTCATGGCGCGGGTCCGCGACCACCGCATCGCCGACGACGAATCCGGGTACGGACAAGTTCTTACTCTAAGGCCTGGCGTGGACGCAGATATGCTTCGAATATGGATCGCACCGACAGGTTCCGTCTCTGCACCGTTCGTCCCCTGGTGGCTCGGTGTGCAGTCCATCCCGCCTGAATTCGGAGAACACAGGTACCTGACGACCGGGGCGTCGAGCAGTTTTCTGAATCCTGATTACCAGCTGCAGGAGGCGTCTGAGTTTGCGGGGAGGGTGTTCAAGCGCGTGCTGTACTACATGTGCTCCGCGCCGAACCAGTATCTCCCGCTTGTCACGGAGGTGTTGAATGGGTTTGAGTCGGAGTCTCGCGATCAGGTTTACGGATGGGTTGAGAAGGCCGCGCAGGGCTTAATCGATGGCGAGCAAAGGGAAGAGGCACAGTCGTTGTTGACGTATTACTCTCATTCGCGAGCAGCAAAGGCCCTTGAGATTGGTCACCGCTTGAACGGTGCTCTTGATGGCTACATCAAGCTCACTGGCAGATGGCGCAGTCCGGTTGGGAGTGAGGTCAACGATAGTGGAGAGGGGAATGAGACGGTGAACTGTCTGGTTGGGTATGATCCAGACCAGCCTGCCTATCTACAGCACCAGGGGGTTTAA
- a CDS encoding uncharacterized protein (COG:S;~EggNog:ENOG410PXC4), translated as MPRPKINLGPHKAEICRLRRSKVPLQDIVHLLDHKYGIKVALRTVNSRLYEWGFGANNGKAAKDTVLHARLKALMYEDGLDDQQILTALQREGFDINARTLKYVRYRLGFLRRRWPLTEQPAERCTETQPDAESTTHTTSPDAAQSISPGTSRAPQTISLPTIVAIEGSTEVLGSAGDSARVVRVNERFAVKSGTGVLSIEAENLIFLAENSAVPIPKVYSTLQDHDTAKTYIIME; from the coding sequence ATGCCTCGTCCAAAAATCAATTTGGGTCCCCACAAAGCTGAGATTTGTCGCCTGAGGCGATCAAAAGTACCCCTCCAGGACATTGTCCATCTCCTTGACCACAAATACGGCATCAAAGTTGCCCTTCGCACAGTTAACAGCCGCCTTTATGAGTGGGGCTTTGGTGCCAACAACGGCAAGGCAGCCAAGGACACGGTTCTCCATGCTCGACTTAAAGCCCTGATGTACGAAGATGGGTTGGATGACCAGCAAATCCTTACTGCGCTGCAGCGTGAAGGCTTTGATATTAACGCTCGTACGTTAAAGTATGTGCGATATCGCCTAGGCTTCCTGCGCAGACGGTGGCCTCTCACCGAGCAACCCGCAGAACGATGTACCGAGACTCAGCCTGACGCGGAGTCAACAACTCACACAACCAGCCCCGACGCTGCGCAAAGCATCTCACCAGGGACAAGTCGTGCTCCCCAGACCATTTCCCTTCCAACCATTGTTGCGATTGAGGGCTCGACGGAAGTCCTCGGCAGCGCCGGCGATTCCGCCAGAGTCGTCCGCGTGAACGAACGTTTTGCGGTGAAAAGCGGCACCGGGGTTCTTTCTATCGAGGCGGAAAACTTGATATTTCTGGCGGAAAACAGCGCAGTCCCTATACCGAAGGTATATTCAACACTCCAGGATCATGATACAGCCAAGACGTATATCATTATGGAGTAA
- the cyt19 gene encoding putative arsenic methyltransferase Cyt19 (COG:S;~EggNog:ENOG410PIED;~InterPro:IPR025714,IPR029063,IPR026669;~PFAM:PF13649,PF13489,PF08242,PF08241,PF13847) gives MSQDTYHTVQTQYGNIAKDTSNPTTRQDTDDKIAQAFGYSAADLSSLPEKTNLGVSCGNPTAFASIKSGETIVDLGSGGGIDVLLAARKVGEQGRAIGVDMTEDMISLARRNAKSAGLANAEFIKSTITSIPLAESSVDCIISNCVVNLVPKEDKPAVFTEMARLLKAGGRVAISDILARKQLPQDILDDMALYVGCVSGASLVPEYEEWLTRAGFTDILIVDTKADINVYKESCGDSGEGNCCGSGKGSGRLPAAKFADVDFNEWVGSFQIYAVKAGQ, from the exons ATGAGCCAAGACACCTACCACACCGTCCAAACCCAGTACGGCAACATTGCCAAAGAcacctccaacccaaccacccGACAAGACACAGACGACAAGATCGCGCAGGCTTTCGGATACAGTGCTGCCGACCTCTCTTCGCTTCCTGAGAAAACCAATCTGGGCGTCAGCTGTGGGAATCCAACTGCGTTTGCCAGTATCAAGTCG GGAGAAACGATTGTCGATCTAGGCAGTGGCGGCGGTATTGATGTCCTGCTAGCTGCTCGCAAGGTCGGCGAACAGGGGAGGGCTATTGGTGTTGATATGACGGAG GACATGATAAGCCTCGCGCGCAGAAACGCCAAATCAGCCGGACTGGCCAATGCCGAGTTCATCAAGTCCACAATCACATCCATCCCGCTCGCGGAGTCTAGCGTCGACTGTATCATCAGCAATTGCGTTGTTAACCTTGTTCCCAAGGAGGATAAGCCCGCTGTATTTACGGAGATGGCTCGGCTCTTGAAGGCCGGCGGGAGGGTTGCTATCAGCGATATCCTAGCGAGGAAGCAATTACCGCAGGATATCCTGGACGATATGGCGCTCTATGTTGGGTGTGTTTCAGGGGCGAGTCTGGTACCTGAGTATGAAGAGTGGCTTACACGGGCAGGGTTCACAG ACATTTTGATCGTGGATACAAAGGCCGATATCAATGTCTACAAAGAGAGCTGTGGTGACTCTGGTGAAGGAAATTGCTGCGGCTCTGGTAAGGGCTCTGGCAGGCTTCCGGCTGCCAAGTTTGCAGATGTCGATTTCAATGAGTGGGTTG GTTCTTTCCAGATTTATGCTGTCAAAGCTGGTCAGTAG
- a CDS encoding fungal specific transcription factor domain-containing protein (COG:S;~EggNog:ENOG410PUBY;~InterPro:IPR007219,IPR001138;~PFAM:PF04082;~TransMembrane:1 (i286-307o);~go_function: GO:0000981 - DNA-binding transcription factor activity, RNA polymerase II-specific [Evidence IEA];~go_function: GO:0003677 - DNA binding [Evidence IEA];~go_function: GO:0008270 - zinc ion binding [Evidence IEA];~go_process: GO:0006351 - transcription, DNA-templated [Evidence IEA];~go_process: GO:0006355 - regulation of transcription, DNA-templated [Evidence IEA]) encodes MDHVLHWDNTKSDTNYASLVVALALTTGVGFNTRCRLPAQVIVKLPKAVGPAFPCPASPVAPESRPIPAIDAVQTDGDRLKCNREQPCQNCTVRGEQDECSFKRSAAGASLSSRGPKHGDTMRHRIDHLEGMVKRLIDQHQSVFPSSNASSEATHVYGTLSGSESSRVGTTVIDGAHSFYKPTDDWYDVLQEVNELKQAWCDTLDEPDVQPSLSNVDGTSLLFGQVERVDLPVILSSLPVKAEVDKLVRWFFDYTNFPLAIPPIIHPPTFMREYHAHWNDPSKTSVIWIGLLFSMLSITMLAVQFGGPPEYAAVSDEYFHLYRLRTAQCLLMGDIAKCLPYTIETLRFNATAELNRNDDNSRSLWIMTGVLVRAAVNMGYHRDPDHTPSLATLQAEYRRRVWLSVESMDEVASFLSGLPRMLPAINSDTKEPRNIHDWELNEGVSELPMSRPLSEPTAATYMIVKGRVFHGLGEVIDFINGPDANNYTRVLEIDQLLRDQRAQVPSHMRVDLNQVDRSSLQMPTDYSTLHLVCMYHHGMCTLHRKFIRKDRSDASGNISRSRCIASSLALIDYQQLLQPAWYASSRNRQMLAPAAMTLLLELESRRTSPEVDPEFETHTLLEAFEKSVALWQEAPRSCEEAWKVCRILTNMLRSLKTTQPNHPSQLPLDMMDLEHSDGLLDMPDDKEIDWAWWDEILESSPLLNEHITIRDLGQGP; translated from the exons ATGGACCACGTGCTTCACTGGGATAACACGAAATCTGACACGAATTACGCATCCCTCGTCGTAGCATTAGCATTGACTACAGGAGTAGGATTCAATACGCGATGCAGGCTCCCGGCGCAAGTGATAGTAAAGTTACCAAAGGCCGTCGGTCCCGCATTCCCCTGTCCTGCGAGCCCTGTCGCGCCCGAAAGTAGGCCAATCCCCGCCATCGATGCGGTACAGACTGACGGAGATAGGCTGAAATGTAATCGTGAGCAACCCTGTCAAAACTGCACCGTCCGAGGGGAACAGGATGAATGCTCGTTCAAGAGATCAGCAGCCGGAGCGTCGCTCTCATCACGCGGGCCGAAACATGGGGATACCATGCGCCACCGGATCGACCATCTGGAGGGGATGGTAAAGAGACTGATTGACCAGCATCAGAGTGTTTTTCCATCCAGTAATGCTTCATCGGAGGCGACTCATGTATATGGTACCTTGTCTGGCTCGGAATCAAGCCGCGTTGGTACGACGGTGATTGACGGGGCTCATTCCTTCTATAAACCAACAGATGATTGGTACGATGTGTTACAAGAG GTCAATGAGCTTAAACAAGCCTGGTGTGATACACTGGATGAACCTGATGTGCAACCGAGTCTTTCAAATGTCGATGGCACCAGTCTTCTCTTCGGTCAAGTCGAGCGGGTGGACCTGCCGGTGATACTATCGTCTTTGCCGGTCAAAGCAGAGGTCGATAAACTTGTCCGGTGGTTCTTCGACTATACGAACTTTCCTCTGGCAATTCCAC CTATCATACATCCCCCTACCTTTATGCGAGAG TACCACGCCCACTGGAATGATCCTTCGAAAACAAGTGTTATCTGGATAGGATTGCTGTTCTCCATGCTCAGCATCACCATGCTCGCGGTCCAGTTCGGCGGGCCACCGGAATACGCGGCCGTCTCAGACGAATACTTCCATCTATACCGACTACGCACAGCGCAGTGTCTACTAATGGGCGATATCGCAAAGTGCCTACCATACACCATCGAGACCCTTCGCTTCAACGCCACCGCCGAACTCAACCGcaacgacgacaacagcCGTAGTCTGTGGATTATGACGGGCGTCCTAGTCCGCGCGGCAGTCAACATGGGTTATCACCGCGACCCAGACCATACCCCGTCCTTGGCGACTCTGCAAGCAGAATACCGGCGCCGGGTCTGGCTGTCCGTAGAGAGCATGGATGAAGTTGCCTCGTTCCTGTCTGGCCTGCCGCGCATGTTGCCAGCCATCAATTCCGATACGAAGGAGCCGCGGAATATCCACGACTGGGAATTGAATGAGGGTGTAAGCGAGTTGCCTATGTCCAGACCACTGTCTGAGCCAACTGCAGCGACTTACATGATTGTCAAGGGCCGGGTATTCCACGGACTAGGCGAGGTCATCGATTTCATCAACGGTCCTGATGCAAATAACTATACACGGGTACTTGAAATTGACCAGCTTCTGCGTGACCAAAGAGCACAAGTCCCATCCCATATGCGGGTCGACCTGAACCAGGTAGATCGCAGCTCACTCCAAATGCCAACCGACTATTCAACTCTGCATCTGGTATGCATGTACCACCATGGAATGTGCACTCTACACCGCAAGTTCATCCGAAAAGACCGCAGCGACGCGTCTGGGAATATCTCGCGTTCGCGATGTATTGCCTCGTCTCTAGCACTCATTGATTACCAGCAGTTACTCCAGCCGGCGTGGTATGCATCTTCGCGGAATCGCCAGATGCTCGCGCCAGCTGCGATGACCCTGCTTCTTGAGTTGGAGTCTCGACGGACGAGTCCGGAAGTAGATCCCGAGTTTGAGACGCATACCCTGCTGGAAGCGTTTGAGAAATCCGTTGCTCTCTGGCAAGAAGCTCCCAGGTCTTGCGAGGAGGCCTGGAAAGTGTGCAGGATCTTGACCAACATGCTTCGCAGCTTGAAGACCACCCAGCCCAATCACCCGAGTCAATTGCCTCTAGATATGATGGATTTAGAGCATTCTGACGGGTTATTGGATATGCCGGACGACAAGGAAATCGACTGG GCATGGTGGGACGAAATCCTTGAGAGTTCCCCACTATTAAATGAGCATATCACAATTCGAGATCTCGGGCAGGGCCCGTAG
- a CDS encoding CVNH domain-containing protein (COG:S;~EggNog:ENOG410PRXH;~InterPro:IPR011058,IPR036673;~PFAM:PF08881): MSFHASAANIRLEDDHFLVAELQNEDGDYVEARFDLDEILGNSDGQFEWEGAGFSGSASDISLELEGDDSVPVLRATLNNAEDEPIEANVNLSERLGNNNGSFDFS, from the exons ATGAGTTTCCACGCAAGTGCCGCAAACATCCGCCTTGAGGACGACCacttcctcgtcgccgagCTGCagaacgaagacggcgactACGTCGAGGCCCGTTTTGACCTGGATGAGATCCTGGGAAATTCCGATG GGCAGTTTGAATGGGAAGGGGCCGGGTTCAGCGGCAGTGCCTCGGACATCAGCCTTGAGCTCGAGGGAGACGACAGCGTGCCTGTTCTGCGTGCGACATTGAACAATGCAGAGGACGAGCCGATTGAGGCGAATGTAAACCTGTCTGAGCGGCTTGGTAATAACAATGGGTCCTTTGACTTTTCTTGA
- a CDS encoding putative phosphoglycerate mutase family protein (COG:S;~EggNog:ENOG410PSBM;~SECRETED:SignalP(1-19)) translates to MYSKILPVALLAVSTLVAADPTVYLIRHGEKPDDDGTGLSAQGEERADCLRQVFGSSSEYNIGKIMAMTPKDDGKRNRPLKTVKPLAGDLGLEVDISCDRDDPKCVKEAVEDYDGDGNVLICWEHDALTDIIEELGADKGPEYPSDRFDLIWTDPSPYSEITDETSEQCPGLD, encoded by the exons ATGTATTCCAAGATTCTCCCGGTTGCGCTACTTGCCGTGAGCACGCTTGTTGCCGCCGATCCAACGGTCTATCTTATCCGCCACGGCGAGAAGCCCGACGATGACGGTACGGGCCTGAGCGCCCAGGGCGAGGAGCGCGCAGACTGCCTCCGCCAGGTCTTCGGATCGTCGTCCGAGTATAACATTGGCAAGATCATGGCCATGACGCCGAAGGATG ATGGCAAGCGAAACCGACCCCTAAAGACCGTTAAGCCTCTGGCTGGGGACCTCGGACTTGAAGTCGATATCTCGTGCGACCGTGACGACCCGAAGTGTGTGAAGGAGGCCGTGGAGGATTACGATGGCGACGGCAACGTCTTGATCTGCTGGGAGCATGACGCGTTGACGGACATTATTGAGGAGTTGGGGGCCGACAAGGGACCGGAGTATCCTAGTGATCG GTTCGATTTGATCTGGACCGACCCATCCCCGTACAGCGAGATCACGGACGAGACGAGCGAACAGTGTCCTGGACTGGATTAG
- a CDS encoding MAPEG family protein (COG:S;~EggNog:ENOG410PR9G;~InterPro:IPR023352,IPR001129;~PFAM:PF01124;~TransMembrane:1 (o20-36i)), producing MSPLTALGLSSNPTTTIPHYGPAALIFNFIFAYGLLSSRTLKQFYGLDHNVSPREDLTKYGDAAVREGKISQKTLNMLKRNESAHANAVENYALLVASVGLATAAGVDTVEVNRAVVVYTLARLVYAVVYVTVERPLLSQLRGACWWTGNVTCFTLLWKAGTLLSA from the coding sequence ATGTCCCCCTTAACCGCCCTCGGCCTCTCCAGCAACCCAACTACCACAATCCCGCACTACGGCCCAGCAGccttaatctttaatttcATATTCGCATAcggcctcctctcctcccgAACCCTAAAGCAATTCTACGGCCTAGACCACAATGTGTCCCCGCGCGAAGACCTAACAAAGTACGGCGACGCGGCAGTGCGCGAAGGCAAAATCAGCCAGAAAACACTCAACATGCTGAAGCGGAACGAGAGCGCGCATGCGAATGCAGTTGAAAACTACGCACTGCTTGTCGCGAGCGTTGGGCTTGCTACTGCTGCGGGTGTGGATACGGTAGAGGTGAATCGGGCGGTTGTGGTTTATACACTTGCGAGGCTTGTTTATGCGGTTGTTTATGTGACGGTTGAGAGGCCGCTGCTTAGCCAGCTGAGGGGGGCTTGTTGGTGGACTGGGAATGTTACTTGTTTTACGCTTTTGTGGAAGGCGGGGACGTTGTTGAGTGCTTGA